Proteins from a genomic interval of Synechococcus sp. A15-28:
- a CDS encoding fasciclin domain-containing protein, which translates to MPSMDIVDTAVTTGSFETLAAALGEAGLVGALKGEGPFTVFAPTDEAFAKLPDGTVALLLKPSNKEKLTDILTYHVVAGNVKAADVVKLSSAETLNGKSITIKTKDGMVFIDHSTVTKADIKATNGTIHVIDTVLIPE; encoded by the coding sequence ATGCCCTCCATGGACATAGTTGACACGGCTGTTACTACGGGCAGCTTTGAAACCCTAGCGGCAGCGCTTGGTGAGGCTGGATTAGTAGGAGCACTCAAGGGTGAAGGTCCTTTCACCGTTTTTGCACCAACAGATGAGGCCTTCGCAAAGCTTCCTGATGGGACAGTTGCATTGTTGTTAAAGCCTTCAAACAAAGAGAAATTAACTGATATCCTTACGTATCACGTTGTTGCTGGAAATGTAAAAGCTGCAGATGTCGTCAAGTTGTCTAGTGCTGAAACACTCAATGGTAAGTCAATTACAATCAAGACAAAAGATGGAATGGTTTTTATTGACCACTCCACAGTCACGAAGGCAGATATCAAAGCTACGAATGGCACAATCCACGTGATTGATACTGTATTGATCCCGGAGTGA